The genomic segment CCAATCGCCGGATCCACGGCACCTGGTCGACCACGATCCCGTCGCGCTTCCTCGACGAATTACCGGCGGCCAATGTCGAGATCACGGAATCCAAGGGCGGCTCTGGATGGGGCGGCAGCGGCGGCTACGGCGCCTCTCGCTTCGACGACATGGAGGCGTTCGGCTCCAGCTATTCGACGCCGGGCTGGCAGCGCGCGCAGGCGAACCGGAATCGCGGCGGCGGCCGCACCGGCGGCTTCGAGGAAGACGCCGCAACGTTCTCGTCCTCCTCGTCATCGGGCCCCGATTTCGGCAGCTTCTCCTCGCGCCGCCGCGGACCCCTGACCATCGAGGGCGAGCTGGTCGCCAAATCCACCGGCACAACGTCCGAATTCTCGCTGGAAGACCGCGTCTTCCACCAGAAATTCGGCTATGGCCGTGTCACCAAGATCGACGGCAACAAGCTCACCATCGCCTTCGACAAGGCCGGCGAGAAGAAGGTCGTGGACAGTTTCGTCCAGCGGGCGTGAGGCCCGAGATGGCTCGGTACGTTGCCATCATTGAGAACGCCGACCCGGACGAGGCCGTCGGCGTGTGGTTTCCGGACCTGCCCGGCTGCTTCTCCGGGGGCGACGATGTCGACGAAGCCCTCGAGAATGCGCCCGAGGCGCTCGCATTCTATGCGCAGGAACTGATCGCGGACGGTCGCCAGCTGCCCCCGCCTCGAACGCTGGACGAGCTCAAGGCCGATCCGGAGTTTGCCGAGGACCTGGGGAAACACACGGCCGTCCTGATCGAATGGCCACCCGCCGCGGACGCGGAGTGAGGACTGTTCGCCGCACCAAGCGGACTCTCGACAGTTCTCGCCCGAACGCCCCTTGACCACCGCGAACTTCCCCGTATCAGATAAACCCATGGCCCGGGGCTCCATCACATTGATCGTGCTTGCATTGGGGATGCCGTCGCTTGCGGCGGCGGAGACCATGAGCTTTGGCGATTCGATCGGGAAGCTGGCGGCGAGCTGCGGTGCGGAAATCGTCGCCAATTGCCGCGGCGTCAACCCGGACTCGACCCGCCTGAAGGAGTGCCTGTCGCGCAACCGCGACGTGCTCACGCCGCAATGCGCGAGCGACTATCTCGGCGTGTTCGACGCCATCCAGAAGCGCGTCGCCGCGCGCGTCACGGTGGCGAACGCCTGCCAGCGCGAGATCGTCAAGGTCTGCGGCGGCTCGACCAAGGAGACCAGCAAGTCGGTCCCCTGCCTGGTCTCGACCCCCAAGGGCATCAGCAACAACTGCCTGAAGGCCGTCGACGACGCGGGGTATCGCTGATGCGCGCGAAGGGGCTCGCCACCGCAGGGCTGGGCTTGGCGCTGGGCCTCGCTTTGCTCGCGGGCACCGCCGGCGCGCAGACGGCGGC from the Bradyrhizobium sp. WBAH42 genome contains:
- a CDS encoding type II toxin-antitoxin system HicB family antitoxin; its protein translation is MARYVAIIENADPDEAVGVWFPDLPGCFSGGDDVDEALENAPEALAFYAQELIADGRQLPPPRTLDELKADPEFAEDLGKHTAVLIEWPPAADAE